From a region of the Capricornis sumatraensis isolate serow.1 chromosome 22, serow.2, whole genome shotgun sequence genome:
- the MYLK4 gene encoding myosin light chain kinase family member 4, giving the protein MPDLHLESHMVGAGVDGHRVTPNAKWRLVNRSARGAGASRISRERSSQKNLPSSEEETFNKLDEKQAEKTPASLARRNSATFQTERPHDEPGDSALRNSAEPREMNVWCSKRRKRGFALRESLVKEELKKTEDPRCHTDQGRPGVHVKSSVLIELRVVNPTKADALAPPAPFDHRIVTARQAAVNSFYTVSRTEILGGGRFGQVHKCEEKATGLKLAAKIIKTRGMKDKDDVKNEISVMNQLDHVNLIQLYDAFESKNDIVLVMEYVGGGELFDRIIDDNCSLTELDTILFIRQICEGIRHMHQMYILHLDLKPENILCVNRDTKQIKIIDFGLARRYKPREKLKVNFGTPEFLAPEVVNYDFVSFPTDMWSVGVITYMLLSGLSPFLGDDNAETLNNILACRWDLEDQEFQDVSEEAREFISKLLIKEKSWRISASEALKHPWLADHKLHSRLSTQHNRVYTDLPLPVRSRFSEASGMLPPGYGLPFAPERLSLLVSPLELYLQPEPHPQATWAHGACTGASPPPAFNMQDPFLSHRK; this is encoded by the exons AGAGATCTTCCCAGAAGAACCTGCCCTCCTCTGAGGAAGAAACGTTTAACAAGCTCGACGAGAAGCAGGCTGAGAAGACCCCTGCGTCTCTAGCTCGGAGAAATTCCGCCACATTTCAGACAGAAAGACCCCACGATGAACCAGGAGACTCTGCCCTCAGAAATTCCGCAGAGCCGAGAGAGA TGAATGTCTGGTGTTCAAAGCGGAGGAAAAGGGGCTTCGCTCTGAGGGAGAGCCTGGTGAAGGAGGAGCTGAAGAAGACGGAGGATCCGAGATGCCACACAGATCAGGGCCGGCCAGGAGTTCACGTAAAGAGCAGTGTGTTGATAGAACTAAGGGTGGTCAACCCCACGAAAG CCGACGCCCTGGCACCGCCCGCGCCCTTTGACCACCGCATCGTGACGGCCAGGCAGGCCGCCGTCAACAGCTTCTACACCGTGAGCAGGACCGAGATCTTGGGAGG cGGACGCTTCGGCCAAGTTCACAAGTGTGAGGAGAAGGCCACGGGCTTAAAGCTGGCGGCCAAGATCATCAAGACCAGGGGCATGAAGGACAAG GACGACGTGAAGAACGAGATCAGTGTCATGAACCAGCTGGACCACGTGAACCTCATCCAGCTCTACGATGCCTTCGAGTCTAAGAACGACATCGTCCTGGTCATGGAGTA CGTGGGCGGCGGTGAGCTCTTCGACCGCATCATCGACGACAACTGCAGCCTGACCGAGCTCGACACCATCCTGTTCATCAGGCAGATATGCGAGGGGATAAGACACATGCACCAGATGTACATCCTCCACCTGGACCTGAAG CCTGAGAACATCCTGTGTGTGAATCGAGacactaaacaaataaaaattattgacTTTGGATTGGCCAGAAG GTACAAACCCAgagagaagctgaaggtgaacttCGGAACGCCTGAGTTCCTTGCCCCCGAAGTTGTGAACTATGATTTTGTCTCCTTCCCCACTGACATGTGGAGTGTGGGCGTCATCACCTACATGCT ACTCAGCGGCTTGTCCCCCTTCCTGGGCGATGACAATGCCGAAACCCTGAACAACATCCTGGCCTGCAGGTGGGACCTGGAGGACCAAGAGTTCCAGGACGTCTCGGAGGAGGCCCGGGAGTTCATCTCCAAGCTTCTCATTAAGGAGAAGAG CTGGAGAATCAGTGCTAGTGAGGCCCTCAAGCACCCTTGGCTGGCGGACCACAAGCTCCACTCCAGGCTCAGCACGCAG CACAACCGCGTGTACACGGACCTCCCCCTGCCTGTACGGAGCCGCTTCTCAGAGGCCTCTGGCATGCTGCCTCCCGGCTATGGTCTGCCTTTTGCCCCAG AAAGACTTTCCCTGCTGGTGTCCCCGCTTGAACTCTACCTGCAGCCGGAGCCGCACCCTCAAGCCACGTGGGCTCACGGTGCCTGCACGGGCGCCAGCCCTCCCCCGGCTTTCAACATGCAGGACCCCTTCCTGAGCCACAGGAAGTGA